The stretch of DNA CAGCACTGTCGAGAAATATATTGAGTGCTTATGACTGGTAGACATTTCTCTAAGCAATTTACTTGTGTTacttcacttaatcctcacattCACTcctctttacagatgagaaaactgttgCACAGATGGGTTAAGATCATGGTTAGTAAGCGGTGGAGCTAGGGTTTGAATGTAGGCTCTGGGATAGGCACCGTGGAAGAGGTGAGACTGTAGGTGCCAGTTTGAGACCTGGCATCCCACAGAAGGGAGCAGAGACATCACCCACCCCCAAGGCCTTATCTTCCCACTAGACTGAGCCCAGCCTCCAATCTCCCTCCTCCCTGGTCTCTGTACTCCACAACCCCCAACAATGTGTTCCCCAGGGGAACGCTGTTAGCACCTGTGGCAGCTCAGAACCTTTGGCTGGTTCCACCTCATtcagagtaaaaataaaagtcaaagttggccaggtgtggtggctcacatctgtaatcccagcacttcgggaggcgtaggtgggtggatcacttgagatcaggagtttgagaccagcctagataacatggcgaaaccctgtctctactaaaaatacaaaacttagacaggcatggtggcaggcgcctataatcccagctacttgggaggctaaggcaggagaatcacttgtaccctgGAGGTGGATATTGTggtgagacgagattgtgccattgaccttcagcctgagcgacaaaaaagaaaaaaaaaaaaagaaaaaagtcagtctTCCTAATAGTCCCCACGACCCCAGGATCTTTCCCTCTTTGACTTTAGCTTCTCCCATCCCGACACTGCTCCAGCCACAATGGTCCTCAAATACAGTAGGTAAGCTcctgcctccaggcctttgcatgGCTGTTCCCGCTGCTTGGAATCCACCAGCCCCAGCTAATCCCCACGGCTCACTCTTCCACTCCCGGCAGGGCTCAGCTCACAGGTCACATCTCAAAGAGCCTTTCCCGAATACCCTATTTAAAACACCTCTCTGTCACCTATTGCCCATCTTCCCCCACCATGAATGTAAGCTCTGCAAGGAGaatgctttttttgagacaaggtctcactctgtcaccccggctggagtgcagtggtgcgatcatagcagcctcaacctctagagctcaagcgatcctctcacctcagcctctggagtagctagaactataggcgtgcatcaccacacccaactactttttcaaaaacattttttagagatggggtctctctgtgttgcccaggctggtctcgaaattttaacctcaagtgatccacctgcctcggcctcccaaagtgctgcgattgcaggcatgagctggGATTATGAGGTGTCACTTAGCTGGAGAATGATTTCTAGGCTGTATCCCCAGTGTCCGGAATAGGCGTGTCGTGGAGCAGGTAgtcataaatatttgctgaatgaatgatgtGGTGAATTAACAAGAAGAACTGAGACCAGAGGGCCTTGGACATGACATAGGCATGTCAGATTTGTGGGTGCCATCACACATAAGAACGCGGGTGGCATGGTGACGGAGGAGAGAAAGCTGTTTGGAGTCAGACTGACCCGGCTCaagttcttgttgttgttgttgttttgagacagttttgctctgttgcccaggctggagtgtaatggtgcaatcttggctcactgcaacatccacttcccaggttcaagcaattttcttgcctcagcctcccgagcagctgggattataggtgcctgtcaccacacgcggttaattttgtatttttagtagagatggggttttcaccatgttggccaggctgatcttgaactcctgacctcagatgatccacctgcctcagcctcccaaagtgcctggctCAAGTTTTGacaactctatttttttttttttggttttttttttttttgagacggagtctcactctgtcgcccaggctggagtgcagtggccagatctcagctcactgcaagctccgcctcccaggtttacacgattctcctgcctcagcctcccaagtagctgggactacaggcgcccgccacctcgcccggctagttttttgtattttttagtagagacagggtttcaccgtgttagccagaatggtctcgatctcctgaccccgtgatccgcccgtctcggcctcccaaagtgctgggattacaggcttgagccacggcgcccggccgacAACTCCATTTTACCACAGTCTTTTCACATATGATTTTGTGTGTGATGCTGGgcctcagttacctcatctgtataatggaaataatattaaCCTCTTGTGGTCATGTTGAGGATTCAATGAAATCATGTATGTGAAAGCacctaatattttatttggttCACACTAGGTATTTAATAAGGATGCCCTAGGGCTGACCTGCAGTGGCTCCTCAGGCCCGGCGACATCTGAGGGCAATTTTTTCCTGGCAGTAGAACACGGGCCTGTTGGTGGCGTGGGAGAATTGAGGTGATCCGTGGACACAGCTTTGAATAACTGAACCACACAGGGAGAAACTTACtttcttctcaattttattttaagctctCTGACTATGTTAAAGAGAaagacttcatttatttttattttttgaaaaaatttattattagtgttattttCTTGAGGCCTGGACCTACCTTTGAGAAACACCCCATGCCCAGTTGTGCTGGTGAGCCAGAGCACCTCTTTCATCCTTGCTAATCTCCTTCTTGACAAACACGGCAcatggctgggcacgatggctcacgcctgtaatcccagcactctgggactctgaggtgggcggatcacttgaggtcaggagttcaagaccagtttgtccaacatggtcaaaccccatctctactaaaaatacaaaaattaattgggcatggtggtgtgcacctgtaatcccagctatttgggaggctgagtaaggagaattgcttgaatccaggaggtggaggttgcagtgagccgagatcgtgccactgcactccagcctgggcaacagagggacactccatctcaaaacaaaacaaataaacaaacaaaaaacaaagagtgCAGGAGCTGCAGCAAGTATAATGTAATACCACTGTTTACTCatgcctgtcaccccagcactttgggaggctgaggcaggaggatcttatgagcccaggggttcaagatcagcctgggcaacacaacgagatctcatctccacaaaaataaaaattagaaaattagctggaggccaggcgcggtggctcatatctgtaatcctaacactttgtgaggccaaggcaggcagatcaagaggtcaggagttcaagaccagcctggccaacatggtgaaatgctatctctactaaaaatacaaaaattagcccggcatagtggcgggcggctgtaaccccagctacttgggaggctgaggcaggagaatcagttgaacctgggaggcagaggttgcagtgagccaagattgcgccactggactccagcctgggcaatagagtaagactctgtctcagaaagagaaaaaagagaattagctgggtgtggtggtgtgcacctgtagtcccagctacttgggagggtgagatgggaggattgcttgagtccaggaggttgatgctgcagtgagctacgagtgtgctactgcactccagcctgggcaagaccctgtctctaaaaaaaaagaactatctcCCAGAGTTGTATAATTCTTAAACTGCTTGTGCTTAGTCCAATGCTGGGTACATAGAGAACCGCTGATAAGCTGGagctgtaattattattattgttgttattattaccaccattattattatcatcattaacGAGTAAGAGATGGAATAACAGGGAAGTAGGAGCTGAGGAGGACAGATGGGGATTGTGTTTACAAGGTAAGAAGTGTTGGATGTTACAAGCTGGGGTGCGGATATTGgggtggagagaggagggagagactgAGAGACATTGAGAAAGGCTGATGGAAACTGGCCCCTCCTAACTGGGTGATGAACCCCAGTGATATGAGACAGTGGGAGAACCTGTGGCCCCTGGGAATAGAGAAGCAGCCACATTTGCCGGGCAGAGGTGAGGCGGGGGGAGGCTCCCAGGTTCTGTATCGCGAACTGGGACTGGGGAGAGGGCTGTGGCACTCACGGATGGCTTCTGACCTTGTGCTACCCTCTCCTCGTTTCCCACTGCTGCCCTGGCCCCTGGCCTGGGGGATGGGTGGGGTGAGCTGGCCCAGTCCCGCCCCTCATAGGTGCTCATATTCACACGTGCCCCTCCAGGGCTGCGTAAACAGGATGGGCGCCTGGGTCAGTGACTCCCTCCCTTGGCCTTCCCTCCCACTGTTCCCCGGGGGTGGCTGGCGTGCCCGGCTGTCCTGCTCCGCGCCCAGCTTTCTCAGCTGGGAGCAGCCCGAACGCTGAGACACCCTGCTGACCACTCAAAGGGCGACAGCCACCTCCCTCCCCAACACTGAGGGTCCCCCCCGGGGGCTCTCTCCAGAACGTCAGAAGCTGACACGCAGCCAGTCTCTCTCTGCGGGCTGGAAGGTGTGGAGGAACAAGAGAGCAGTGACCTGTAGGTGGTAATacgggaggggagagggagaggagaggctgaGGTGCTGAAACCAGAAAAGGCCGACGATGGGCTATGCCTGTCACTCTGGAGCCCCTGAGCCAGGCTGGCTGAGCCTGGGTGGGTCCTGTCCCCTGGGGCTTCCCTGTCCTTACTCCCCTGGTGGGGTCCTGCCAGTAACTCCTCTTTTCTAAGTCTGCCCCAACCCCACCGCCTCCAGGAGCCACTGACAACCTGTCTCCTTGGATGCCCCTGCCCCACCCAGAGCCCCAAATGCCTGGGGTTGGGAAATGGGAGCGCTTTTGCATCACCTCATCcgtttctccctccctccctgatgCAGTTCACTCTCTGTTTCGACAGAGACTCTCAGACTCACAATTACCGCTCATTACCCTATCGGTGGCTGGGCCCTGAGTCACTGAGGGGAGGGACCTCAGGTTGCCCAGCCCTGTCACCTTCTCCCAACCTAGTATAAGGAGTAGTGACAGGGAGGTGGACTCTGGGAAGGCCGGGAAGTTGAGGACAGGAGAGAGAAGGCTGCAGAcccagagggagggaggacaaGGAGTCGGAAGGAGGAGGACAGAGGAGGGCACACAGACGCAGAGCAAGGGCGGCAAGGAGACCCTGGTGGGAGGAAGACACTCTGGAGAGAGAGGGGGCTGGGCAGAGATGAAGTTCCAGGGGTCCCTGACCTGCCTCCTGCTGGCCCTCTGCCTGGGCGGTGGGGAGGCTGGCCCCCTGCAGAGCAGAGGGGAAAGCACTGGGACAAATATTGGGGAGGCCCTTGGCCAAGGGACCAGAGAAGCAGTCGGCACTGGGGTCAGGCAGGTTCCAGGCCTTGGTGCAGCAGATGCTTTGGGCAACAGGGTCGGGGAAGCAGCCCATGCTCTGGGAAACAGTGGGCATGAGATTGGTAGACAGGTGGAGGATGTCATTCGACATGGAGCAGATGCTGTCCACGGCTCCTGGCAGGGGGCACCCGGTCACAACGGTGCTTGGGTGAGTGGCTGTGGGGCCAGGTGTGGAAATGGGAGGCTGTGGGCTTCTGGGTTGAGATTCTTGGGAAATGgttgaaaggatggatggatctCTTACTTGCAGCCTTTTGGGGCAGCTTTCTTCTACGTTATACCCCTCTCCTATGCCACCCTGGAGTccctctgcctgtctctctcccGGTCTCTCTACAATTTGCTCTGGCTCTTCTCTGTCAGGGTCAGAGATGGTCCCActaagtgcaggtttgttattcTTGCAGGAAACTTCTGGAGGCCATGGCACCTTTGGCTCTCAAGGTGGTCTTggaggccagggccagggcagtCCTGGAGGTCTGGGGACTCCGTGGAGCCAGGGATACCCTGGAAACTCAGCAGGCAGCTTTGGAACCAACCCTCAGGGAGCCCCCTGGGGTCAAGGAGGCAATGGAGGGCCACCAAACTTTGGGACCAACACTCAGGTAAAGTCATCCCCGAGACCTGCTACctgccacctccctccctccaagCCCACACACTCCACGTGCCTCTCTGGTCCCTCTGGATCCTACACTCAGTCTCACCCTCTCTGCAGGGAGCTGTGGCCCAGCCTGGCTATGGTTCAGTGAGAAGCGGCAACCAGAATGAAGGGGTAAGAGGAAGGGGCTGCGAATGAACGAAGAAGCCACTGGGTGCAGGCTACGGAGagctggggaaagagaaagaggaaagcaaGATGCGGAAGTGGAGGGATTGGGGTGAGAGGAAGAGATGGGGCTGGGCGAGgagtctcacacctgtaataccagcactttgggaggctaaggcaggcagatcacctgaggtcaggagttcgagaccagcctggccaacatggtgaaaccttgtttccactaaaaatacaaaaatcagctgggcgtggtggcatgcgcctgtaatcccagccacttgggaggctgaggcaggagaatcacttgaacctgggagatggaggttgcagtgagccaagatcgcattactgcactccagcctgggcaacagagtgagaccctgtctcaaaacaaaaacaaaaacaaaaacaaacaaacaaacaaaaaaaacaaaaaaggaagaagagacgGGCTTGGGTCTGGGCCTGGGGAGGAGGCAGATGGGAAGGGGAGGTGGGAGAAACACGTTAAGGGAAAGGAAGCCAAGCCCTAAAGAACGGGAGAGGCCTGGCCTGTGTCCATGCCCGAGGCCGACATCTCCAAACTCACCATCCTCTTCCCTCTGCAGTGCACCAACCCCCCACCATCTGGCTCAGGCGGAGGCTCAAGCAACTCTGGGGTGAGTGGAGAGGGGCAACCCGGGAGTTTTACACCAGGAGGAAATGGAAAAGTTCTGCTCCCCTTAGACTGGGCACCATGGAATTTGGCCtgggtggagagggagagaggtggggCCTGTCTTGGTGCTCTGTCTTTAATCCTGGCCCTGATCCCTTCCTGCCCTTCAGGGAGGCAGCGGCTCACAGTCGggcagcagtggcagtggcagtaaCAGTGATGACAACAACAGCGGCAGCAGCAGTGGCAACAGCAGTGGCAatggtggtggcagcagtggcagcagtggcAACAGcggcagcagcaacagcaacaatggtggcagcagcagcaacaatggTGGCAGTAGAGGTGACAGCGGCAGTGAGTCCTCCTGGGTGAGTTTGGCACCTctgtggaaggctgagatggggtAAGGCTTTAGTGGTCCCTGCCAGGAGAGGGCTccaagtttctctgaaagctgccGCTGCCCCAGGATGGGCAGTCTCCCCGGCAGTCGTCACCCTGGGgttccctcagcctcctgttcCCCACCCATGCTGTGCCCCTGACACGTGCACTATCATTTCTGCCAGAGCCACCCCACTGCTTCTGACTCTGTATCCCTATTTTCCACTCTGTGATGGTGGGGACGTTATCCCACCTGTCTAAGCTCTTGCAGTCAAGTCCACTTGGCAAGTCTCAGGAGATCCTGGGGTGGTGGAGAAGAGAGGGGGACATGGGAGAATATGACACGTGTCTCGGAAGCTTCCAGGAGAATGGGGGCAGGACTGTGATCTGGGAGACCTATGGACGCTGACAGAGCGATGGTGCAGACGACATTCACACACGGGGCCCCTGCATGATGAGTGTGAGGGCAGGAAGGGGCGTTGTGACCCCGCAGCTGCCACCCCAGGGCCCCAGGCCTCACTGACTCCAGAGCCGGCAGTCCCTCCAGCCTCCGGGCCAATGGCCTGTCCAATCCCTTGGCTGATGGCATCTCCCATCCCGTGTCTTGGAGTCTAGCTGGAGAGGGAGCCACATCTGGCTTCCTCGGGGGTCTGGGAAAGGTGACAGACAGGAGGAGGTGCGTGAACACAAGACGCCAAATAACCTGAGCTGCTCTCATGCCCTGCTCCCCGTACAATCCTCTTCTTCCCCATCTAGGGCAGTTCTGGGAATGGTGACCAAGGCAGCTCCGGCAGCTCCCAGGTGAGGGCTCTTCCACTTGCTGCCCCCTGGTGGCAGGATCGCGGCTACTGCGCGGCCGGGCTCCAGGGGTTCCCACCCTTGGCCTGCGGTGGGCTGCAGCTTAGGTTCCCCAAATCATTGCATAGTTTCGAATACCCTCGGCCACACCTGGCTTTCTCTATGCTCAGAATAACTTCCTGCAGCGACCAACAGGCTAAAGACGGGGAAGGTGTGGAGGCTAGAAAGATGACTGGAATCTGATTGGGGTTCCAACAAATCTGCAACACCGCTGGGAACGACTGGGTCCCCTTTAGGTCCTTTAGGACAGCGTTTGAAATCTTCCTTTCCCCTGCAGGCATCCAGTACCGGCTCCTCCTCCGGCAACCACGGTGGGAGCAGCGGAGGAAACGGACATAAACCCGGGGTGAGTGACTGGCGTGAATCTCCCACCTACCGCgggaagaaaaaggagagcagCTGATGTCACTTGCAGGATCGAGGAGCCAAGGCTCCGCGGAGATGGGGCTGGATGGCCGCGGAGGTGGAGCGGAAGAGGCTCGCCCCAGGGTTAAAATGCTCCCATTTGGGGGCTGGGACTGGTCTGGGAGGGGACTGAGGGAAAGCCTCCCCTTTCTCCCCCCGGCAGTGTGAAAACCCAGCGAATGAAGCCCGCGGGACCGGGGGATCTGGGATTCAGGTGAGAGCCCAAGTCTCTTGGGGACTGCAGTTCCTGCCCAGGACTGCGCCCGCTCCTCCTAACTCAACTCTGCTCAAACCCCTCCTGCCTTGTCTGCGGGGAACTGACTATTTTGGCAGAAGAAACCAAAATGCACTcctaaaaatgctaacaatttcCGAAGTACTAATTCATTGCAAATCTTGCTGTGATATACCTCACCTTATACCACAGATGGGGCTGGGAGAAATCCCATGTAAACCGATTCTGGCACAATTGTCTTAAATGTCCTCTATCCAGCCCGGGAATAGACTGTGGTGAACTCTGGAGGATTCAGAGTGTTTTGGAAAGAACATTCCCCCCAGTTACGCTGGAAATGTGGGCTTTATGTCAGCAACCGTGGTGCTGAGAGTTAGTGTTACTG from Rhinopithecus roxellana isolate Shanxi Qingling chromosome 12, ASM756505v1, whole genome shotgun sequence encodes:
- the DMKN gene encoding dermokine isoform X6, giving the protein MKFQGSLTCLLLALCLGGGEAGPLQSRGESTGTNIGEALGQGTREAVGTGVRQVPGLGAADALGNRVGEAAHALGNSGHEIGRQVEDVIRHGADAVHGSWQGAPGHNGAWETSGGHGTFGSQGGLGGQGQGSPGGLGTPWSQGYPGNSAGSFGTNPQGAPWGQGGNGGPPNFGTNTQGAVAQPGYGSVRSGNQNEGCTNPPPSGSGGGSSNSGGGSGSQSGSSGSGSNSDDNNSGSSSGNSSGNGGGSSGSSGNSGSSNSNNGGSSSNNGGSRGDSGSESSWASSTGSSSGNHGGSSGGNGHKPGCENPANEARGTGGSGIQDFRGQGVPSNTREVSKEGNHLLGGSGDNHQGQGSSWGSRGGDAVGGVNTVNSETSPGMFNFDTFWKNFKSKLGFINWDAISKNQVPPPSTRALLYFSRLWEDFKHNTPFLNWKAIIEGADASSLKKRAGGADQNYNYNQHAYPTAYGGQYSVKTPAKGGVSPSSSASRVQPGLLQWVKFW
- the DMKN gene encoding dermokine isoform X1 codes for the protein MKFQGSLTCLLLALCLGGGEAGPLQSRGESTGTNIGEALGQGTREAVGTGVRQVPGLGAADALGNRVGEAAHALGNSGHEIGRQVEDVIRHGADAVHGSWQGAPGHNGAWETSGGHGTFGSQGGLGGQGQGSPGGLGTPWSQGYPGNSAGSFGTNPQGAPWGQGGNGGPPNFGTNTQGAVAQPGYGSVRSGNQNEGCTNPPPSGSGGGSSNSGGGSGSQSGSSGSGSNSDDNNSGSSSGNSSGNGGGSSGSSGNSGSSNSNNGGSSSNNGGSRGDSGSESSWGSSGNGDQGSSGSSQASSTGSSSGNHGGSSGGNGHKPGCENPANEARGTGGSGIQDFRGQGVPSNTREVSKEGNHLLGGSGDNHQGQGSSWGSRGGDAVGGVNTVNSETSPGMFNFDTFWKNFKSKLGFINWDAISKNQVPPPSTRALLYFSRLWEDFKHNTPFLNWKAIIEGADASSLKKRAGGADQNYNYNQHAYPTAYGGQYSVKTPAKGGVSPSSSASRVQPGLLQWVKFW
- the DMKN gene encoding dermokine isoform X2 encodes the protein MKFQGSLTCLLLALCLGGGEAGPLQSRGESTGTNIGEALGQGTREAVGTGVRQVPGLGAADALGNRVGEAAHALGNSGHEIGRQVEDVIRHGADAVHGSWQGAPGHNGAWETSGGHGTFGSQGGLGGQGQGSPGGLGTPWSQGYPGNSAGSFGTNPQGAPWGQGGNGGPPNFGTNTQGAVAQPGYGSVRSGNQNEGCTNPPPSGSGGGSSNSGGGSGSQSGSSGSGSNSDDNNSGSSSGNSSGNGGGSSGSSGNSGSSNSNNGGSSSNNGGSRGDSGSESSWGSSGNGDQGSSGSSQASSTGSSSGNHGGSSGGNGHKPGCENPANEARGTGGSGIQDFRGQGVPSNTREVSKEGNHLLGGSGDNHQGQGSSWGSRGGDAVGGVNTVNSETSPGMFNFDTFWKNFKSKLGFINWDAISKDQRSSRIP
- the DMKN gene encoding dermokine isoform X3, translating into MKFQGSLTCLLLALCLGGGEAGPLQSRGESTGTNIGEALGQGTREAVGTGVRQVPGLGAADALGNRVGEAAHALGNSGHEIGRQVEDVIRHGADAVHGSWQGAPGHNGAWETSGGHGTFGSQGGLGGQGQGSPGGLGTPWSQGYPGNSAGSFGTNPQGAPWGQGGNGGPPNFGTNTQGAVAQPGYGSVRSGNQNEGCTNPPPSGSGGGSSNSGGGSGSQSGSSGSGSNSDDNNSGSSSGNSSGNGGGSSGSSGNSGSSNSNNGGSSSNNGGSRGDSGSESSWASSTGSSSGNHGGSSGGNGHKPGCENPANEARGTGGSGIQDFRGQGVPSNTREVSKEGNHLLGGSGDNHQGQGSSWGSRGGDAVGGVNTVNSETSPGMFNFDTFWKNFKSKLGFINWDAISKDQRSSRIP
- the DMKN gene encoding dermokine isoform X5; its protein translation is MLRITSCSDQQAKDGEGVEASSTGSSSGNHGGSSGGNGHKPGNSETSPGMFNFDTFWKNFKSKLGFINWDAISKDQRSSRIP